A stretch of Caenibius tardaugens NBRC 16725 DNA encodes these proteins:
- a CDS encoding FAD-dependent oxidoreductase, translated as MSEQAPVGTENGWDEDFDVVVVGSGAGGLVSGIVAASAGLRTLVIEKDPLFGGTSATSGGGTWIIASDYAAEQGQPDSEEEGYEYIKALAGNVSDDRIRAFVREGRVMMRWLRAHSRVHFRAIGYTDYHADLPGGKMGYRTHEPLPFHSRDLGAPFEHMRMSHPSTQLFGRIPWTMIESAPMITRGPGWKRAFAKVVSRYVFDIKGRLKSKRSRFLAFGNALLARCRLSLEDAGGQLWCNTPLSDLIEEGGRIVGVEAQRDGRSIRIRARHGVVLAAGGFERNRALRMRYLNKSPDPDWSAAAPSNTGDALEAALRVGAATSHMDSVWWSPSVTVPGEDRARPLHFERALPGTIIVNQAGQRYLNEAASYHIVGREMVENDRPGAGTVPSFILFDAEYRGKYPMGPVMPVGGDALLSKPVRQMLHKASSWRELAGKIGVSPDNLEQTIARFNANATRGEDPDFHRGRDAYDRYYGDPRRKPNPNLKPLDKAPYYAMTIYPGDIGTNGGIETDAEARVVDKDGRPIAGLYAIGNVSASVMGYSYPGAGATIGPAMTFGFVAARRIARDAGRALPE; from the coding sequence ATGAGCGAACAGGCACCTGTGGGTACCGAAAACGGCTGGGATGAAGACTTTGACGTCGTCGTCGTGGGTTCCGGGGCAGGGGGGCTGGTCTCCGGGATTGTGGCGGCAAGCGCGGGCCTGCGCACGCTGGTGATCGAGAAGGACCCGCTGTTCGGCGGAACTTCGGCGACATCGGGTGGCGGCACCTGGATCATCGCCAGCGATTATGCCGCGGAACAGGGGCAGCCCGATAGCGAGGAAGAAGGCTACGAATATATCAAGGCGCTGGCTGGCAATGTCAGCGATGATCGCATTCGAGCCTTCGTGCGGGAAGGGCGCGTGATGATGCGCTGGCTGCGTGCGCACAGCCGGGTTCACTTCCGCGCGATTGGCTATACCGATTATCACGCAGATCTGCCCGGCGGGAAAATGGGGTACCGCACGCACGAACCGCTGCCGTTTCATTCGCGCGATCTGGGGGCGCCTTTCGAACATATGCGGATGTCGCACCCCAGCACCCAACTGTTCGGGCGCATTCCCTGGACCATGATCGAATCCGCGCCGATGATCACGCGCGGGCCGGGCTGGAAACGGGCATTTGCCAAAGTGGTGTCGCGGTATGTGTTCGATATCAAGGGGCGCCTGAAATCAAAACGGTCGCGTTTTCTGGCTTTCGGCAACGCGCTTCTCGCGCGGTGCCGCCTGTCGCTGGAGGATGCGGGCGGGCAATTGTGGTGCAACACGCCGCTTTCCGATCTGATTGAAGAAGGCGGCCGTATCGTGGGTGTGGAGGCGCAGCGCGATGGCCGCTCGATCCGCATTCGCGCCCGCCATGGCGTGGTGCTGGCGGCTGGGGGTTTTGAACGCAATCGCGCCTTGCGCATGCGCTATCTCAACAAGAGCCCTGACCCGGACTGGAGCGCGGCGGCGCCGTCGAACACTGGTGACGCGCTGGAGGCCGCACTGCGTGTGGGCGCTGCGACGTCGCATATGGATTCGGTCTGGTGGTCTCCGTCGGTGACGGTTCCGGGCGAAGATCGCGCCCGGCCCCTGCATTTCGAACGGGCCCTGCCGGGTACGATTATCGTCAATCAGGCGGGGCAGCGCTATCTGAACGAAGCGGCATCCTATCATATCGTTGGACGTGAAATGGTGGAGAATGACCGGCCCGGGGCGGGTACGGTCCCATCCTTCATCCTGTTCGATGCCGAATATCGCGGCAAGTATCCCATGGGCCCGGTGATGCCGGTCGGCGGCGATGCCCTGTTGAGCAAGCCGGTGCGGCAGATGCTGCACAAGGCATCCAGCTGGCGGGAGCTGGCCGGGAAGATCGGCGTCAGCCCCGACAATCTGGAGCAGACGATTGCGCGCTTCAACGCCAATGCCACGCGGGGTGAAGACCCTGATTTCCATCGCGGACGGGATGCCTATGATCGCTACTACGGCGATCCGCGCAGGAAGCCGAACCCCAATCTCAAGCCGCTCGACAAGGCGCCTTACTATGCGATGACGATCTATCCGGGCGATATCGGCACCAATGGCGGCATTGAAACCGATGCCGAAGCCAGGGTCGTCGACAAGGATGGTCGGCCCATTGCAGGATTGTACGCCATCGGGAATGTCTCCGCCTCGGTCATGGGGTATTCCTACCCCGGTGCAGGCGCGACAATCGGCCCGGCTATGACGTTTGGCTTTGTCGCCGCGCGGCGGATCGCCCGCGATGCCGGACGCGCCTTGCCGGAATAA
- a CDS encoding alpha/beta fold hydrolase, whose amino-acid sequence MEAVTVAFPVAQDVTLQADRYGPENGAPVILLHGGGQTRWSWRGTAQSLAAQAGAGEGAFTVYAVDMRGHGQSSWCPQGDYTLDHFAADIRVLVGMMSRPPVIVGASLGGITALLACGEEPRAPCAAMVLVDIAPRMEARGTDRVGTFMRDTMGGFDTLEQAAEAVANYSRNPGRASRPEGLLKNLRQQPDGRYYWHWDPAFMDVGKKQAWDRAKVEARLMAAAAQIDAPMLVVRGSESDVLSRETMDHLKQALPHIAQAEIPGARHMIAGDDNARFNAAILPFLQAHAAGRENV is encoded by the coding sequence ATGGAGGCTGTCACAGTTGCATTCCCCGTCGCACAGGATGTGACGCTTCAGGCCGATCGCTATGGCCCGGAAAATGGTGCGCCCGTTATTCTCCTGCACGGTGGTGGGCAAACCCGCTGGTCGTGGCGGGGAACGGCGCAAAGTCTCGCGGCGCAGGCAGGTGCCGGGGAAGGGGCGTTCACCGTCTATGCCGTTGATATGCGCGGCCATGGGCAGAGCAGCTGGTGCCCGCAAGGGGATTACACGCTCGATCATTTTGCAGCCGATATTCGTGTTCTGGTGGGCATGATGTCACGGCCGCCGGTGATTGTAGGGGCTTCGCTCGGGGGAATCACCGCCTTGCTCGCATGTGGGGAAGAACCCCGGGCGCCGTGCGCGGCAATGGTACTGGTCGACATCGCGCCGCGCATGGAAGCGCGCGGTACCGACCGGGTTGGCACCTTCATGCGGGATACGATGGGGGGCTTCGATACGCTGGAACAAGCGGCTGAGGCGGTGGCGAACTATTCGCGCAATCCCGGGCGCGCGTCCCGGCCGGAAGGGCTGCTCAAGAACCTGCGGCAACAGCCTGACGGGCGCTATTACTGGCATTGGGACCCTGCCTTCATGGACGTGGGCAAGAAGCAGGCGTGGGACAGGGCGAAAGTGGAAGCCCGCCTGATGGCTGCGGCGGCGCAGATTGATGCCCCCATGCTGGTCGTGCGGGGCAGCGAAAGCGATGTCCTCAGCCGTGAGACAATGGATCACTTGAAACAGGCCCTGCCGCATATCGCGCAGGCCGAAATTCCGGGAGCACGCCACATGATCGCTGGTGATGATAACGCGCGGTTCAACGCTGCTATCCTGCCGTTTTTGCAGGCGCATGCGGCCGGGCGGGAGAACGTTTGA
- a CDS encoding FAD-binding protein: MTVAEKARELGLEIEDPLVIADPDSHPWDETADLVVVGLGGAGVAAALEAVERGVRVIAVDRYEGGGSTAANGGIFYAGGGTVIQKEAGEDDTPEEMYKYLKIEAGDVVSDATLRKFVAESVPTVDWILEHGGKLNSAVWKEKASYPPLDRFLYHPDNTLVSSYKKRAKPAARGHRAFMRNGKKAWGLGSAIYDPLRDSALKLGLVFHRYSEARQLAVDSTGRVIGVKILSIPKDSADARKFSRYIARANTFLAMLPPALPFASITIGIGNHYLKKAMAIESHGRETRWIRAREGLLLSTGGFIMNPKMVEEHAPDYAKGMPNGTLGDQGAGIYLGKSVGGQTALMGKISAWRFINPPKAWANAIVVNRKGERFVDETVYGATLGEHIGDHQGGVAYVVYDAAARKAAFKQAMDPILVPFQRDVTLLNLMFNYQKAGTIEELAQKVGFDAATLRATIEAYNRAARGEEADTFDKDIADMKPLESGPYYAMDISVESRFLPLPVISFGGLRIEEESGLVLDQDGRPIPGLYAAGRTAVGIASQTYVSGLSYADCVYSGRRAARHVAKANV; encoded by the coding sequence ATGACAGTCGCCGAGAAGGCCCGCGAACTGGGGCTGGAAATCGAAGATCCGTTGGTGATCGCCGATCCCGATTCCCATCCATGGGATGAGACCGCCGATCTGGTGGTTGTTGGTCTGGGTGGCGCAGGGGTTGCCGCCGCGCTCGAAGCGGTGGAACGCGGGGTGCGCGTTATTGCCGTCGATCGTTATGAAGGCGGCGGGTCGACTGCCGCCAATGGCGGGATTTTCTATGCTGGCGGTGGCACAGTGATCCAGAAGGAAGCGGGCGAAGACGATACGCCGGAAGAGATGTACAAATATCTCAAGATCGAGGCGGGCGATGTCGTCTCCGATGCAACGCTGCGTAAGTTCGTGGCCGAATCCGTGCCAACGGTTGACTGGATTCTGGAGCATGGGGGGAAGCTGAACTCCGCCGTGTGGAAGGAAAAGGCGTCTTATCCACCGCTCGACCGTTTCCTGTATCACCCAGATAATACGCTGGTTTCCAGTTACAAAAAACGCGCAAAGCCGGCGGCGCGCGGGCATCGCGCCTTTATGCGCAACGGCAAGAAGGCCTGGGGGCTTGGCTCGGCGATCTACGACCCGCTGCGCGATTCCGCCTTGAAGCTGGGGCTGGTGTTTCACCGTTATTCCGAAGCGCGGCAATTGGCCGTGGACAGCACGGGCCGGGTGATCGGGGTCAAGATTCTCTCGATCCCGAAGGATAGCGCGGATGCGCGCAAGTTCAGCCGTTATATCGCGCGCGCCAACACGTTTCTGGCCATGTTGCCGCCAGCCTTGCCCTTTGCCTCGATCACAATCGGGATCGGCAACCACTATCTGAAGAAAGCCATGGCGATTGAATCCCATGGCCGGGAAACGCGCTGGATTCGTGCGCGCGAAGGGCTGCTGCTCAGCACCGGCGGTTTCATTATGAACCCGAAAATGGTGGAAGAACACGCGCCCGATTATGCCAAGGGTATGCCCAACGGCACGCTCGGTGATCAGGGGGCGGGGATTTATCTTGGCAAGTCGGTTGGCGGGCAGACCGCGCTGATGGGCAAGATCAGCGCGTGGCGCTTCATCAATCCGCCGAAAGCCTGGGCGAACGCGATCGTGGTCAACCGCAAGGGTGAACGCTTCGTCGACGAAACCGTCTATGGTGCGACACTGGGCGAACACATCGGTGATCATCAGGGGGGCGTGGCCTATGTCGTGTACGATGCTGCCGCGCGCAAGGCGGCGTTCAAGCAGGCGATGGACCCGATTCTCGTGCCATTTCAGCGCGATGTCACCTTGCTCAACCTGATGTTCAATTATCAGAAGGCGGGGACGATAGAGGAACTGGCCCAAAAGGTGGGCTTTGATGCCGCCACTTTGCGGGCCACGATCGAGGCTTACAATCGGGCTGCACGGGGCGAAGAAGCGGATACCTTCGACAAGGATATCGCCGATATGAAGCCGCTGGAAAGCGGTCCCTATTACGCGATGGACATTTCGGTAGAGAGCCGGTTCCTACCTTTGCCGGTGATTTCTTTCGGCGGTTTGCGGATCGAGGAAGAAAGCGGGCTGGTGCTCGATCAGGATGGCAGGCCGATACCGGGGCTTTACGCTGCGGGCCGCACGGCGGTCGGGATCGCGTCGCAGACATATGTCAGCGGGCTGTCTTATGCCGATTGTGTCTATTCCGGGCGGCGCGCGGCGCGGCACGTGGCCAAGGCCAATGTCTGA
- a CDS encoding coniferyl-alcohol dehydrogenase, which yields MDLWSYKGKRCVVVGCYSGIGEATARELVRLGGEVHGFDVKPSPVDLASFTTCDLRKRDDIDAALAGIAGPIDALFYCAGLPQTFPGIEVVQVNFLSVRYLIERALPKMQRGGAIAIIASTAGNGYVMRLPTVLEIADTPDYDAGLAWAESHLPELGDPYAFAKEAVIVWALRRSQTLIADGIRLNLLSPGPTVSGMTKDFEAVSSPAIIDVYTAPINRRSSSAEQAYPLIFLNSDGASYVNGTNFIADGGFTSGMQFGMIDLDGMLQKAISA from the coding sequence ATGGACCTGTGGTCTTACAAGGGTAAACGGTGTGTGGTTGTCGGGTGTTATTCCGGCATTGGCGAGGCGACTGCACGCGAACTGGTGCGCCTGGGCGGTGAAGTGCATGGATTCGACGTCAAGCCTTCGCCGGTCGACCTTGCGTCCTTCACCACATGCGACTTGCGCAAACGCGACGATATCGATGCCGCGCTGGCTGGCATCGCGGGGCCGATCGATGCCCTGTTCTATTGCGCCGGTCTGCCGCAGACCTTCCCGGGGATCGAAGTGGTGCAGGTCAATTTCCTGAGCGTGCGCTATCTGATCGAACGCGCCCTGCCCAAAATGCAGCGCGGCGGGGCCATCGCGATCATCGCCTCCACGGCTGGCAATGGCTATGTCATGCGCCTGCCCACGGTTCTGGAAATCGCCGACACGCCGGATTACGATGCCGGTCTGGCCTGGGCGGAAAGCCACCTGCCCGAACTGGGCGATCCCTATGCCTTTGCCAAGGAAGCCGTCATCGTCTGGGCGCTCCGCCGGTCGCAGACACTGATCGCCGATGGCATCCGGCTCAACCTGCTCAGCCCCGGCCCCACGGTATCGGGCATGACCAAGGATTTCGAAGCGGTATCCAGCCCCGCGATCATCGACGTCTACACGGCCCCGATCAACCGGCGGTCATCCTCCGCCGAACAGGCCTATCCGCTGATCTTTCTCAACAGCGATGGGGCGAGCTATGTCAACGGCACCAACTTTATCGCGGATGGCGGATTCACGTCGGGCATGCAGTTCGGGATGATCGATCTGGACGGTATGCTGCAAAAGGCCATTTCGGCATGA
- a CDS encoding carboxymuconolactone decarboxylase family protein: protein MSDSDRTQRGEALFDAVYGGVVPLPPAEIRDAYVHNTIDHLFGEVWTRDVLDIPQRRLLILGAVIALGETGIAEIQIRAALAKGELTVEQVEEIRVFMVNYVGHPRIANFSAAMARAIAAHREATGD from the coding sequence ATGAGCGACAGCGACCGCACCCAACGCGGCGAAGCCCTGTTTGACGCCGTCTATGGCGGCGTCGTCCCGCTGCCGCCTGCGGAAATCCGCGATGCCTACGTCCACAACACCATCGACCACCTGTTTGGCGAAGTGTGGACACGCGATGTGCTGGATATCCCCCAGCGCCGCCTGCTGATCCTGGGCGCGGTCATTGCGCTGGGTGAAACCGGCATCGCCGAAATCCAGATTCGCGCGGCACTGGCGAAAGGCGAATTGACTGTGGAACAGGTGGAGGAAATCCGCGTCTTCATGGTCAACTATGTCGGCCATCCGCGCATTGCGAACTTTTCCGCCGCCATGGCCCGGGCGATAGCCGCCCATCGGGAAGCAACGGGCGACTGA
- a CDS encoding cytochrome P450, with the protein MTDVAVSSLPPVVYDPFDYSLHDDPYPTYRRLRDEAPVFHNEKFGFYALSRYEDCSAAVRDFKTFSSASGTSLEDLKAQVQLLINTDPPVHSKMRHLIAGMFTPAKVAPLEDAVRTMARELLAPHLASGRIDIIADFAAKLPMAIICRLLGFPREDEDRLRHLTDTVVHRDEGVFGMPDEGMHATLALYEYFNADIAERARGARREDIIALLMDAQADGRLTHEELIGYIYILSIAGNETTTKLIGNMCYQLHSHPDQAALLRDNPALIESAVEETMRFDGPTQMMARTTTRDVTLHGVTIPANSKVALLFTSANRDERKFDRAEDYDIRRNPRDHLGFGGGLHACLGAALARLEARVAIEEILAALGDFSVDESSLERMHSPQVRGLTREILTFTPSGK; encoded by the coding sequence ATGACTGATGTCGCCGTTTCGTCTTTGCCGCCGGTCGTCTACGATCCGTTCGATTACAGCCTGCATGATGATCCCTATCCGACCTATCGCCGTCTGCGGGACGAAGCGCCGGTCTTTCACAATGAAAAATTCGGGTTCTATGCGCTGTCCCGCTACGAGGATTGCAGCGCTGCCGTGCGCGATTTCAAGACCTTTTCCAGTGCCAGCGGAACCTCGCTTGAAGACCTCAAGGCGCAGGTCCAACTGCTGATCAACACCGATCCTCCGGTTCACAGCAAGATGCGGCACCTGATTGCGGGGATGTTCACCCCGGCTAAGGTCGCCCCGCTGGAAGACGCCGTGCGGACCATGGCGCGCGAGTTGCTGGCCCCGCATCTTGCGAGCGGGCGGATTGATATCATTGCCGATTTCGCGGCGAAGCTGCCCATGGCGATCATCTGTCGTCTGCTGGGCTTCCCCCGCGAGGATGAAGACCGCCTGCGGCATCTGACCGATACCGTCGTGCATCGCGATGAAGGCGTGTTCGGCATGCCCGATGAAGGGATGCATGCCACGCTGGCCTTGTACGAATACTTCAACGCCGACATTGCCGAGCGTGCGCGCGGCGCGCGGCGCGAGGATATTATCGCGCTGCTGATGGATGCGCAGGCCGATGGTCGTCTGACGCATGAGGAACTGATCGGTTACATCTACATCCTGTCGATCGCCGGGAACGAGACCACCACCAAGCTGATCGGCAACATGTGTTACCAATTGCATAGCCATCCCGATCAGGCGGCGCTGCTGCGCGACAATCCCGCGCTGATCGAAAGCGCGGTGGAAGAAACCATGCGGTTCGATGGGCCGACGCAGATGATGGCGCGCACCACCACGCGCGATGTGACCCTGCACGGGGTGACGATCCCGGCCAATTCGAAAGTGGCGTTGCTGTTCACCAGCGCCAATCGCGACGAACGCAAGTTCGATCGTGCCGAAGACTACGACATTCGCCGCAACCCGCGCGATCATCTGGGATTTGGTGGCGGGCTGCATGCCTGTCTGGGGGCGGCCTTGGCACGGCTGGAGGCGCGTGTCGCGATAGAGGAAATTCTGGCCGCGCTGGGCGATTTCTCCGTGGATGAAAGCTCGCTCGAACGGATGCATTCCCCGCAGGTGCGCGGGTTGACCCGCGAAATTCTGACTTTCACGCCTTCCGGAAAGTAA
- a CDS encoding helix-turn-helix transcriptional regulator, translated as MLTHGHESLVRVDTAHVVAELITHLPDSREGEVFEEPLHTIALQQRQPSYSCQGRYRVPNMRPDFQNIGRLLVLPAHVPLEVCTAERPDEVVRCMFTQEVLEEYGGDGHIFDGNVLSSLLNFRHPGIEDILNLLGNELRAPGFASKALVESLGMTLLIQFARYVREYPKGDVVYRGGLSRRHLRIITEAVEGNARCPSLSELSELAGVSLRHLTRSFKESTGMTVYAYVEQVRFEKARALLADTDLLVKDIAYRLGFSCASSLSVAFRKLAGESPQDYRKRVGRLGKAGASYSSH; from the coding sequence ATGTTGACACACGGACATGAAAGTCTGGTCAGGGTGGATACCGCGCATGTGGTGGCGGAACTGATCACGCACCTTCCCGATTCCCGGGAAGGCGAAGTGTTTGAGGAGCCGTTGCACACGATCGCGTTGCAGCAGCGCCAGCCATCCTATTCGTGTCAGGGGCGCTATCGCGTGCCCAATATGCGCCCGGATTTCCAGAACATCGGGCGCTTGCTGGTGTTGCCCGCGCATGTGCCGCTTGAAGTTTGCACGGCCGAACGGCCGGACGAGGTGGTGCGCTGCATGTTCACGCAGGAAGTGCTGGAGGAATATGGCGGAGATGGCCATATTTTCGATGGCAACGTTCTGTCATCGCTGTTGAATTTCAGGCATCCGGGGATCGAGGATATTCTCAATCTTCTTGGTAACGAACTGCGTGCGCCGGGCTTTGCCAGCAAGGCGCTGGTGGAATCGCTGGGTATGACCCTGCTGATCCAGTTCGCCCGTTACGTGCGGGAATATCCCAAAGGCGACGTGGTTTATCGCGGCGGCCTGTCGCGCCGTCATCTGCGCATCATCACCGAAGCGGTTGAAGGCAACGCCCGTTGCCCTTCGCTGTCGGAACTGAGTGAACTGGCCGGGGTCAGCCTGCGGCACCTGACGCGCAGTTTCAAGGAATCGACGGGGATGACCGTCTATGCCTATGTCGAACAGGTGCGTTTCGAAAAAGCCCGGGCGCTGCTTGCCGATACCGATCTGCTGGTCAAGGATATCGCTTACCGCCTTGGTTTCTCCTGCGCGAGCAGCCTTTCGGTGGCGTTCCGCAAGCTCGCCGGGGAATCGCCGCAAGACTACCGCAAACGGGTCGGTCGCTTGGGCAAGGCGGGGGCATCCTATTCCAGCCATTGA
- a CDS encoding glucose 1-dehydrogenase: MNDIQGKVALVTGAGGGIGRATAQLFATRGAKVVVADFQADAGNETVALITAAGGTASFVACDVSVPEQVAALVQQVVALYGGLDYAVNNAGIDPEFAPVADWSLEHFDRIMGINLRGVFLCLKEEIALMKGKGGGIVNVGSFASFAGVANKPSYCASKHGVLGLTRAAALQYARDGIRINAVCPGAVQTAILADNVGSLPEGGEDIVAQNHPIGRIATPEEIAESIYWAAVSATYMIGHGLIVDGGLAAG, from the coding sequence ATGAACGACATACAAGGCAAGGTCGCATTGGTAACCGGTGCTGGCGGCGGGATAGGCCGTGCCACGGCACAGCTCTTCGCCACACGTGGCGCAAAAGTCGTTGTCGCCGATTTTCAGGCCGATGCCGGCAACGAAACGGTCGCGCTGATCACGGCCGCCGGGGGTACCGCCAGCTTTGTGGCTTGCGATGTATCGGTGCCGGAACAGGTCGCGGCGCTCGTCCAGCAGGTAGTCGCGCTCTATGGCGGTCTGGACTATGCGGTGAACAATGCCGGTATCGACCCGGAATTCGCCCCGGTGGCAGACTGGTCACTCGAACATTTCGACCGCATCATGGGCATCAACTTGCGCGGGGTCTTCCTGTGCCTGAAGGAAGAAATTGCCCTGATGAAGGGCAAGGGCGGCGGTATCGTCAACGTCGGATCGTTCGCGTCCTTCGCCGGGGTTGCGAACAAGCCATCCTATTGCGCCAGCAAGCATGGCGTACTTGGCCTGACCCGCGCCGCAGCGCTGCAATATGCCCGTGATGGCATCCGCATCAACGCGGTTTGCCCCGGCGCTGTGCAGACGGCCATTCTGGCGGACAATGTCGGATCCTTGCCCGAAGGCGGGGAGGATATCGTCGCACAAAACCATCCCATCGGCCGGATCGCCACGCCTGAAGAAATCGCGGAATCGATCTACTGGGCGGCCGTGTCCGCCACCTACATGATCGGGCATGGTCTGATCGTCGACGGGGGCCTCGCCGCAGGGTAA
- a CDS encoding 2Fe-2S iron-sulfur cluster-binding protein, which produces MPKVTYRPVNGDAITVDAFPDMTLMEIALCNDIPGIVGLCGGICSCATCHVYIDDAWVARLPQPTGEERDMVDGLDNARPTSRLGCQVTVTDALDGLVVEVAEEA; this is translated from the coding sequence ATGCCCAAGGTAACTTATCGCCCGGTCAACGGCGATGCGATCACAGTTGATGCCTTCCCTGATATGACGCTGATGGAAATTGCCCTGTGCAATGACATTCCGGGCATTGTCGGTCTGTGCGGGGGGATATGTTCCTGCGCGACCTGCCACGTCTATATCGATGATGCCTGGGTCGCGCGCCTGCCACAACCGACCGGGGAAGAGCGTGATATGGTCGACGGCCTCGACAATGCCCGGCCGACCAGCCGCCTTGGCTGTCAGGTTACAGTGACCGATGCTCTGGATGGACTGGTTGTCGAAGTCGCGGAGGAAGCCTGA